The Marinitoga hydrogenitolerans DSM 16785 genome includes a window with the following:
- a CDS encoding ABC transporter permease — protein MKKTTYILILLISIPIFIVLYNLFTSYNENWIHISNYLLKDYIINSLKLAIGTALFSSLLGVLSAWFVSYYDFPHRKFFEWALILPLTIPPFIGAYVYAGMLSYTGTIQVFLMRYTSFSGKSYLIDIMSIPGAIFIFSMFLFPYIYLTVKSFFSKQISGIIEASYSLGKNTLTTFFKVILPLARPAIVGGGSLVIMEVFNDYGVVKYYGIPTFSTGIFKAWFSLGDINTAIKLSSILLIFVFGILFTERLLRKHKAYFTKNKNVIKRRKIKGFKLFLILFFLITLFLLSFLLPLLQLIQWTIFSFKNTNIRFFELTFNSIFISLISSILIIVIALILSDTIRFSGKSSKYVAKLATMGYSIPGAVIAVGVMVFFIGLDKKIIPLYNFLNFKTNLVLSSSILMLIYAYIVRFLNIAYSPIDANFEKNGKIYHESSRSLGKSFFTTFIKIDIPMIKPAIISAFIFSFIEIIKELPLTLILRPFNFDTLATKVFEYANDEMIHEASVASITIIFIIFIFIIILRKITGDEK, from the coding sequence ATGAAAAAAACTACCTATATATTAATTTTACTGATTTCTATACCAATATTTATTGTTTTGTACAACCTATTTACTTCATATAATGAAAATTGGATACACATTTCTAATTATCTTTTAAAAGATTATATAATTAATTCATTAAAATTAGCTATAGGTACAGCTTTATTTTCATCTTTATTAGGAGTATTAAGTGCATGGTTTGTTAGTTATTATGATTTTCCTCATAGAAAATTTTTTGAATGGGCGTTAATTTTACCTTTAACAATACCTCCATTTATCGGAGCATATGTTTATGCTGGAATGCTTAGTTATACTGGCACTATTCAAGTTTTTTTAATGCGATATACATCTTTTTCTGGAAAATCTTATTTGATAGATATTATGTCTATTCCAGGAGCAATTTTTATTTTTTCAATGTTTTTATTTCCATATATATATTTAACAGTAAAATCTTTTTTTTCGAAACAAATTTCAGGAATTATTGAAGCATCTTATTCTTTAGGAAAAAACACTTTAACAACATTTTTTAAAGTAATTCTTCCGTTGGCTAGACCCGCTATTGTTGGCGGGGGTAGCCTTGTAATAATGGAAGTTTTCAACGATTATGGTGTAGTTAAATATTATGGAATACCAACATTTAGTACTGGAATTTTTAAAGCTTGGTTTTCTTTAGGTGACATTAACACAGCAATAAAATTATCTTCCATTTTATTGATATTTGTTTTTGGTATTCTTTTTACAGAAAGATTATTAAGAAAACACAAAGCTTATTTCACGAAAAATAAGAACGTTATAAAAAGAAGGAAAATTAAAGGCTTTAAATTGTTTTTAATTTTATTCTTTTTAATTACATTATTTTTATTATCTTTTTTATTACCTTTATTACAATTAATACAATGGACAATTTTTTCATTTAAAAATACAAATATTAGGTTTTTCGAATTAACTTTTAACTCTATTTTTATTTCTTTAATAAGCTCTATTTTAATAATTGTTATTGCTCTTATTTTATCTGATACTATACGATTTAGTGGAAAGAGTTCAAAATATGTTGCAAAATTGGCAACCATGGGATATTCAATACCAGGAGCAGTAATTGCTGTTGGTGTAATGGTTTTTTTTATTGGATTAGACAAAAAAATTATTCCACTATATAATTTTTTAAATTTTAAAACTAACTTAGTTTTATCATCATCTATTTTAATGCTTATATATGCTTATATTGTTAGATTTTTAAATATAGCTTATAGTCCTATTGATGCAAACTTTGAAAAAAACGGAAAAATATATCATGAATCTTCTAGAAGTTTAGGAAAAAGTTTTTTTACAACTTTTATAAAAATAGATATCCCTATGATAAAACCAGCCATTATAAGTGCGTTTATATTCTCATTTATTGAAATAATAAAAGAATTACCTCTAACGCTCATATTAAGACCTTTTAATTTTGATACATTAGCAACAAAAGTATTCGAATATGCAAATGACGAAATGATTCACGAAGCTTCAGTGGCTTCAATAACAATAATTTTTATAATATTTATTTTTATAATAATATTAAGAAAAATAACAGGAGATGAAAAATAA
- a CDS encoding ABC transporter ATP-binding protein — MFLYIEDIWFKYDKEFVLKGVDFQISKGETVAILGESGSGKSTILRIIAGFERQQKGIIRLEDQILSSKNKFLLPEKRHIGFVFQDYALFPHMTVKQNIEYAKKGKYKNMLKLVDLEGFENRYPHELSGGQQQRVALARTLAVEPKLLLLDEPFSNLDEMLKDKIRNDLKNILKKAKITTIIVTHDKNDAYALANKIITLKDGKVENIENTKIKVMM, encoded by the coding sequence ATGTTTTTATATATTGAAGATATTTGGTTTAAATATGATAAAGAATTTGTTTTAAAAGGTGTTGATTTTCAAATTTCAAAAGGAGAAACTGTTGCAATTTTAGGAGAAAGTGGTAGTGGAAAAAGCACCATACTTAGAATAATTGCTGGTTTTGAAAGACAACAAAAAGGTATTATTAGATTAGAAGATCAAATATTATCATCTAAAAATAAATTTTTATTACCAGAAAAAAGACATATTGGATTTGTTTTTCAAGACTATGCTTTATTTCCACATATGACTGTTAAACAAAATATAGAGTATGCCAAAAAAGGTAAATATAAAAATATGTTAAAATTAGTCGATTTAGAAGGATTCGAAAACAGATATCCTCATGAACTAAGTGGTGGTCAACAGCAAAGAGTTGCTCTTGCTAGAACATTGGCAGTCGAACCAAAATTACTTTTATTAGACGAACCTTTTAGCAATTTGGATGAAATGTTAAAAGATAAGATAAGAAATGATTTAAAAAATATATTGAAAAAAGCCAAAATAACAACAATTATAGTTACTCATGATAAAAATGATGCATATGCTTTAGCTAATAAGATTATTACATTAAAAGACGGAAAAGTTGAAAATATTGAAAATACTAAAATTAAAGTCATGATGTGA
- a CDS encoding phospho-sugar mutase has product MDYMKVYKEWLNSPYIDEDTKKELLSIKDNEKEIMERFYKELEFGTAGLRGVLGAGTNRMNIYTVGKATQGLADFIVSKGEEYMKRGVVIAYDVRHNSNLFAKTAALILAANGIKAYLFDHIAPTPLLSFSVRRLHTAAGIVVTASHNPKNYNGYKVYWEQGSQILDDVAIPIMENIKKLTDFSMIKKISEKEALEKGLLEYVGKEIEDEYIEKVKSLAIREEDIDKEVKIVYTPLNGTGNKPVRRVLAERGFKNIFVVPEQENPDPDFTTVGYPNPEDIKAFEYSKKLAKEKDADVIIATDPDCDRTAVMVKHNGEYIPLNGNQTGAILIKYIIEGRKEKGTLSDKGMIIKSIVTGDLGKELAKKYGVVTFETLTGFKNICGLENELEGKYDFEFGYEESIGYVTGTFVRDKDGVISSMFVSEATAYYKKQGKTLIDVLYDLYNEIGYYFENNFSIIIEGLEGMAKMKKIMEVYRKDFPTKIGNMKLVRYIDYLEKKDYDLISGETKETDVPKSNVLRFFFDDGSWYAVRPSGTEPKLKIYIYSKDNEEEKSKEKLALMKEKIMEIINSVD; this is encoded by the coding sequence GTGGATTATATGAAAGTATATAAAGAATGGTTAAATAGTCCTTATATTGATGAGGATACTAAAAAAGAATTGTTATCTATAAAAGATAATGAAAAAGAGATTATGGAAAGATTTTATAAAGAATTAGAATTTGGTACAGCAGGTCTACGTGGCGTTCTTGGTGCAGGAACAAATAGAATGAATATATATACTGTAGGGAAAGCGACACAAGGATTAGCTGATTTCATTGTTTCTAAAGGTGAAGAATATATGAAACGTGGAGTTGTTATTGCATATGATGTAAGGCATAATTCTAATCTTTTTGCAAAAACAGCAGCATTGATTCTTGCAGCAAATGGAATAAAAGCATATTTGTTCGATCATATTGCACCAACACCTTTATTATCTTTTTCTGTAAGAAGATTACATACTGCAGCAGGGATAGTTGTAACTGCAAGTCATAATCCGAAGAATTATAATGGATATAAGGTTTATTGGGAACAAGGATCGCAAATTCTTGATGATGTTGCCATACCAATTATGGAAAATATCAAAAAACTTACTGATTTTTCAATGATTAAAAAGATTTCTGAAAAAGAGGCTCTTGAAAAAGGATTGTTAGAATATGTTGGTAAAGAGATTGAGGATGAATATATTGAAAAAGTGAAAAGCTTAGCTATTAGAGAAGAAGATATAGATAAAGAAGTTAAAATTGTATATACGCCACTTAATGGTACAGGAAATAAACCTGTAAGAAGGGTTTTGGCAGAAAGAGGGTTTAAAAATATTTTTGTTGTTCCTGAGCAGGAAAATCCTGATCCAGATTTTACAACAGTAGGTTATCCAAATCCAGAAGATATAAAAGCATTTGAATATTCAAAAAAATTAGCCAAGGAAAAAGATGCAGATGTAATAATAGCAACAGATCCTGATTGTGATAGAACAGCTGTAATGGTAAAACATAATGGTGAATATATCCCGTTAAATGGTAATCAAACAGGTGCTATATTAATTAAATATATTATAGAAGGAAGAAAAGAAAAAGGTACACTTTCTGATAAAGGAATGATTATAAAATCTATAGTTACAGGTGATTTAGGAAAAGAGTTGGCAAAAAAATATGGAGTAGTTACTTTTGAAACATTAACAGGATTTAAAAATATTTGTGGTTTAGAAAATGAATTAGAAGGCAAATATGATTTCGAATTTGGATATGAAGAAAGTATAGGTTATGTAACAGGAACTTTTGTAAGAGATAAAGATGGGGTTATTTCCTCTATGTTTGTTTCTGAAGCAACAGCATATTATAAAAAACAAGGAAAAACATTAATCGATGTATTGTATGATTTATATAATGAAATAGGATATTATTTTGAAAATAATTTTTCTATTATAATTGAAGGGCTAGAAGGAATGGCTAAAATGAAAAAGATTATGGAAGTTTATAGAAAAGATTTCCCAACAAAAATAGGAAATATGAAACTTGTTAGATATATTGATTACCTTGAAAAGAAAGATTATGACCTTATTAGTGGTGAAACAAAAGAAACTGATGTGCCAAAATCTAATGTTTTAAGATTTTTCTTTGATGATGGTTCATGGTATGCTGTAAGACCTTCAGGAACAGAGCCAAAGTTAAAAATATATATATATTCTAAAGATAATGAAGAAGAAAAATCAAAAGAGAAACTAGCATTAATGAAGGAAAAGATAATGGAAATAATTAATTCTGTTGATTAA
- a CDS encoding GGDEF domain-containing protein, protein MTLAVFNDITIKLEKDKKIKKLDEIEYVLKKLLVLTYDESFNLKGAMEIIYNYLRKMQLIDLFAYANLNDNKTAKVVLYYENKLYNYTKTHKDKSIIWYFVDNNLEKLYIPDISKFEINGYNILCKEIKNREITSYIFPYHFNRKIGGIFAFSKKGKDAFTEEEKKLIELIARQIDFIIRYQNILGKYQKEKEYFETIANKDILTNLYSRYFFNEWIIKHIEYLKRNNKKSIIVMIDINKFKKINDMYGHIKGDEVLKFVSSVILNNIRKMDIAIRFGGDEFLIIFPDSSFENIKIKMKELSQKIKKNNFDFDVTISYGIAELYIDNYIGALKIADEKMYKMKEKFK, encoded by the coding sequence TTGACATTAGCTGTCTTCAATGATATAACCATAAAATTAGAAAAGGATAAAAAAATTAAGAAATTAGACGAAATAGAATACGTTTTAAAGAAATTGCTCGTTTTAACTTATGATGAAAGTTTTAATTTAAAAGGAGCTATGGAAATTATATACAATTATTTAAGAAAAATGCAATTAATAGATTTATTTGCTTATGCAAATTTAAATGATAATAAAACCGCAAAAGTGGTTTTGTATTATGAAAATAAGTTATATAACTATACAAAAACACATAAGGATAAAAGTATAATATGGTATTTTGTAGATAATAATTTAGAAAAATTATATATTCCGGATATTTCTAAATTTGAAATAAATGGATATAATATTTTGTGTAAAGAAATAAAAAATAGAGAGATAACTTCATATATTTTCCCATATCATTTTAATAGAAAAATAGGTGGGATATTTGCATTTTCAAAAAAAGGTAAAGATGCATTTACAGAAGAAGAAAAAAAATTGATAGAACTTATAGCTCGTCAAATAGATTTTATTATTAGATATCAGAATATTCTTGGAAAATACCAAAAAGAAAAAGAATATTTTGAAACTATAGCAAATAAAGATATTTTGACAAATTTATATTCCAGATATTTTTTCAATGAATGGATTATAAAACATATAGAATATTTAAAAAGGAATAATAAAAAATCTATTATAGTAATGATAGATATTAATAAATTTAAAAAAATAAATGATATGTATGGACATATTAAAGGAGATGAAGTTTTAAAATTTGTATCAAGTGTTATTTTAAATAATATAAGAAAAATGGATATAGCTATCAGATTTGGTGGGGATGAGTTTTTAATAATTTTTCCAGATTCCTCATTTGAAAATATAAAAATTAAAATGAAAGAATTATCTCAAAAAATCAAAAAGAATAATTTTGATTTTGATGTTACAATATCATATGGCATAGCAGAATTATATATTGATAATTATATTGGAGCATTAAAAATAGCAGATGAAAAAATGTATAAAATGAAAGAAAAATTTAAATAA
- a CDS encoding type 2 periplasmic-binding domain-containing protein, translating into MIYLLFILSILVFVLSVYIFLINKKVKNKTQELYQILDKVPQCIIIHDDSNVYYISSKAKMVFDDNIKTNHDVLKLLQKERIFELMKKLKGKEYIYENNLR; encoded by the coding sequence ATGATATATTTATTATTTATATTATCAATATTAGTTTTTGTATTATCGGTATATATATTTTTAATAAATAAAAAAGTAAAAAATAAAACTCAAGAACTTTATCAGATTTTGGATAAAGTTCCACAATGTATTATAATACATGATGATTCAAATGTATACTATATTAGTTCTAAAGCAAAAATGGTTTTTGATGATAATATAAAAACAAATCATGACGTCTTAAAATTATTACAAAAAGAAAGAATATTTGAATTGATGAAGAAATTGAAAGGGAAAGAGTATATTTATGAAAATAATTTAAGGTAA
- a CDS encoding amidohydrolase family protein: MYILDESGNFIYKSTKFNNKKYITPLITDTHMHILGFGEKLLNPDLDRIEDKKILKLIKLKLKENPAKIILRGWSKTDIDRKKLDEISKNIPIILVRRCGHVAIVNSKVLERLNQNEKYIVYSSGEIREKALEEVYEKFGYFSDINMAYKKAKEYLISKGYGYVHSDDLHGITKEKLPFDNDLKIYEKVAVNNFNELKEYYNKNYFQSFKSVKVYIDGSFGGKTAYLREKYNDGKDNGILIWNSYELKRVIEFCESNDLHLCMHSIGDGATDLILNVVKEIKPQNHHRIIHASILHDDQIEEIKKYKLILDMQPQFIISDKSILKSRLGERSFLTYRFKELYDKEVPMFFSSDAPVEVPDWFRDAQLLNKLGIPLNYIIYHMTYFPMKIDKFERDKILIFKENPFVRLTFPEIGG; encoded by the coding sequence ATGTATATTTTAGATGAAAGTGGGAATTTTATATATAAAAGTACAAAATTCAATAATAAAAAATATATAACACCATTGATTACAGATACACATATGCACATTTTAGGATTTGGTGAAAAGTTATTAAATCCGGATTTAGATAGGATAGAAGATAAAAAAATATTAAAATTAATCAAATTAAAATTAAAAGAAAACCCCGCAAAAATCATTTTAAGAGGATGGAGCAAAACAGATATTGATAGGAAAAAATTAGATGAAATTTCTAAAAATATTCCAATAATATTAGTGAGAAGATGTGGACATGTTGCTATAGTAAATTCAAAAGTTTTAGAGAGGTTAAACCAAAATGAAAAATATATAGTCTACAGCAGTGGAGAAATTAGAGAAAAAGCGTTAGAAGAGGTTTATGAAAAATTCGGATATTTTTCTGATATCAATATGGCATATAAAAAAGCAAAAGAATATTTGATATCAAAAGGATATGGTTATGTGCATTCTGATGATTTGCATGGGATAACTAAGGAAAAGTTGCCTTTTGATAATGATTTAAAGATATATGAAAAAGTTGCAGTAAACAATTTTAATGAATTGAAAGAGTATTATAATAAAAATTATTTTCAAAGTTTTAAATCAGTAAAAGTTTATATTGATGGTTCTTTTGGAGGGAAGACAGCATATTTAAGGGAAAAATATAATGATGGAAAAGATAACGGAATTTTAATTTGGAATAGTTATGAATTAAAAAGAGTTATAGAGTTTTGTGAAAGCAATGATCTGCATTTATGTATGCATTCAATAGGTGATGGAGCTACAGATTTAATATTAAATGTTGTAAAAGAAATTAAACCACAAAATCACCATAGAATTATACATGCTTCGATATTGCATGACGATCAAATCGAAGAAATAAAAAAATACAAATTAATTTTAGATATGCAACCACAATTCATAATTTCGGATAAATCAATATTAAAGTCAAGATTAGGCGAAAGAAGTTTTTTAACGTATAGATTTAAAGAATTATATGATAAAGAAGTTCCTATGTTTTTTTCTTCTGATGCCCCAGTAGAGGTTCCAGATTGGTTTAGAGATGCGCAATTATTAAATAAATTAGGAATACCATTAAATTATATAATTTATCATATGACATATTTCCCAATGAAGATTGATAAATTCGAAAGAGATAAAATATTAATTTTTAAAGAAAATCCATTTGTTAGATTAACTTTTCCGGAGATCGGAGGATAA
- a CDS encoding metallophosphoesterase family protein yields MKIAFISDIHSNLEALTAVLKDIKNRNIDKIYCLGDLVGYGPNPNEVIDIIRKNNIESIMGNYDDAIGYEKESCGCAYNPGRETEVGDESINWTIKNTSKENKEFLKTLPLKKEIEIEGVKFLLVHGSPLNYLLEYVRPNVLSERLKELTDNVNAEIIINGHTHLIMAKHINGKTVLNPGSVGRTKDGESVATYMVLNLNNGVYNYEFIKVKYDVKTTVEKIIRAGLPVELATVLALGGTFDMGKAISKKEIGFKL; encoded by the coding sequence ATGAAGATAGCTTTTATTTCTGATATTCATAGTAACTTAGAAGCATTAACAGCTGTTTTAAAAGATATAAAAAATAGAAATATTGATAAAATTTATTGTTTAGGAGATTTGGTAGGTTATGGTCCAAATCCCAATGAAGTTATAGATATTATAAGAAAAAATAATATAGAAAGTATAATGGGAAATTATGATGATGCAATTGGCTATGAAAAAGAAAGTTGTGGGTGTGCGTATAATCCCGGAAGGGAAACTGAGGTTGGAGATGAATCTATAAATTGGACTATTAAAAACACATCGAAAGAAAATAAAGAGTTTTTAAAAACATTACCATTAAAAAAAGAAATAGAAATAGAAGGAGTAAAATTTCTATTAGTTCATGGTAGTCCGTTAAACTATTTACTTGAATATGTAAGGCCCAATGTTTTATCAGAAAGATTGAAAGAATTAACAGATAATGTAAATGCAGAAATAATTATAAATGGTCATACACATTTAATAATGGCAAAACATATTAATGGTAAAACGGTTTTGAATCCAGGTAGTGTGGGAAGAACAAAAGATGGTGAATCAGTAGCAACATATATGGTTTTAAATCTTAATAATGGTGTATATAATTATGAGTTTATCAAAGTTAAATATGATGTAAAAACAACAGTAGAAAAAATTATTAGAGCAGGATTACCAGTAGAATTAGCAACTGTGTTAGCTTTAGGTGGAACATTTGATATGGGTAAGGCTATAAGTAAAAAAGAAATCGGATTTAAATTATAA
- the lpdA gene encoding dihydrolipoyl dehydrogenase translates to MYDAIIIGGGPGGYVTAIRLSQLGKKVALVEKENLGGTCTNQGCIPTKALLTAAHLYSDIISKSKKFGIKVENVTYELAGIMKHMKKSVTMSRKGIEYLMKKNTIDVLKGTGEIIDKNHVRVNGEIIEGDYLVLAHGSVPSKFPPFNEVEGIWTSDDVFKMDKLPESIVIIGGGVIGIEFATFFSTLKKEVTIVELADHILPFEDLDVAEEIKKTLLKKGVKIYEKSKVKKVIKNDDVYSVIVDSDKEFEISSEKVLLAVGRRPNIPEDVRRLGIEIEKGVITDNTMKTNIDNVYAIGDIRAKIMLAHVAMFEGIVAAHNIAGENMKMDYSAIPSIIFSNPEVASTGLKEKDLDPEKIIVGKFPVSANGRARTMEERDGFAKVIIDKKTKKVLGFSVVSASATDMIMEGVLAVKYGLTLEQVVNSIHPHPTLTETILGSFESAEGMALHI, encoded by the coding sequence ATGTACGATGCAATAATAATTGGTGGGGGTCCTGGCGGATATGTTACCGCTATTAGATTGTCTCAGTTAGGAAAAAAGGTTGCATTAGTTGAGAAAGAAAATTTAGGTGGAACATGCACAAATCAGGGATGTATTCCAACAAAAGCTTTACTTACAGCAGCGCATTTATATTCTGATATTATTTCTAAATCTAAAAAATTTGGAATAAAAGTGGAAAATGTCACGTATGAACTTGCAGGAATTATGAAACATATGAAGAAATCTGTGACTATGTCAAGAAAAGGGATAGAATATTTAATGAAAAAAAATACTATTGATGTTTTAAAAGGAACTGGTGAAATAATAGATAAAAATCATGTAAGGGTAAATGGTGAAATAATAGAAGGTGATTATTTAGTATTAGCTCATGGATCTGTTCCATCAAAATTTCCCCCTTTTAATGAAGTTGAAGGAATTTGGACAAGTGATGATGTTTTTAAAATGGATAAATTACCTGAAAGTATTGTTATAATAGGTGGTGGGGTTATAGGAATAGAATTTGCTACCTTTTTTTCCACATTAAAAAAAGAAGTTACTATTGTTGAACTTGCAGATCATATTTTACCTTTTGAAGATTTGGATGTTGCGGAAGAAATTAAAAAGACTTTGTTGAAAAAAGGAGTTAAAATCTATGAAAAATCAAAGGTTAAAAAAGTTATTAAGAATGACGATGTGTATTCTGTGATTGTTGATTCCGATAAAGAATTTGAAATTTCATCAGAAAAAGTATTACTAGCTGTTGGAAGAAGACCAAATATTCCAGAGGATGTTAGAAGATTAGGGATAGAAATAGAAAAAGGAGTTATTACAGACAATACCATGAAAACAAATATAGATAATGTTTATGCAATTGGTGATATAAGGGCAAAAATAATGCTTGCACATGTTGCAATGTTTGAAGGTATAGTTGCTGCTCATAATATTGCAGGTGAAAATATGAAAATGGATTATTCTGCTATACCTTCAATTATTTTTTCAAATCCAGAAGTTGCTTCAACTGGATTAAAAGAAAAAGATCTAGATCCAGAAAAGATTATTGTAGGAAAATTTCCAGTTTCAGCTAATGGAAGAGCAAGAACTATGGAAGAAAGAGATGGTTTTGCAAAAGTCATTATTGACAAGAAAACCAAAAAAGTTTTAGGATTTTCAGTGGTTTCAGCTTCTGCTACTGATATGATTATGGAAGGGGTACTAGCAGTTAAATATGGATTGACTTTAGAACAAGTTGTTAATTCAATACATCCACACCCAACTTTAACAGAAACTATTTTAGGTTCTTTTGAATCAGCAGAGGGGATGGCTTTACACATATAA
- a CDS encoding V-type ATPase subunit, with translation MKFPALMAKIKSLNSKILNKEDFRNLINTNSVTEIAEYLKKHTHYNKIFENEDISKLHRRDIEILIRKSILSDFYNIYFYLPIEGQKFFKIMEKRFEIENIKFVLRSLHSEHSEYISKEKFFPLNHQYIDEDILASTKSFDDVLNILKNTPYKSVIDSTFQNYLKTNKIQYLLNAFDFWYFTKMKSILGLIPSFGKNLKKIFFIQMDLANIQWVYRAKVLFKFSTEEVLNFLMPISFNLSSEELKNIATAENTEDFINKISVCSYGKYFQNIEKDIFPYVIERTCEKILLENAKMLLSHTQNGFDVMSGYLYVREYEYKDLITLIEGKRYEIPNDKIKTFLLLVGD, from the coding sequence TTGAAATTTCCAGCTTTAATGGCAAAAATAAAATCTTTAAATTCTAAAATCCTTAATAAAGAAGATTTTAGAAATCTAATAAACACTAACTCAGTTACTGAAATTGCTGAATATTTAAAAAAACACACACATTATAATAAAATATTTGAAAATGAAGATATCTCCAAACTCCATAGACGAGATATTGAGATATTAATCAGAAAATCTATACTTTCAGATTTTTACAATATTTATTTCTATCTTCCAATAGAAGGGCAAAAATTTTTTAAAATTATGGAAAAAAGATTCGAAATTGAAAATATAAAGTTTGTATTAAGGTCTCTTCACTCAGAACATTCTGAATATATATCAAAAGAAAAATTTTTTCCTTTAAATCATCAATATATCGATGAAGATATTTTAGCTTCAACCAAATCTTTTGATGATGTTCTAAATATTCTCAAAAATACACCTTATAAATCTGTTATAGATTCCACATTTCAAAATTATTTAAAAACAAATAAAATTCAATATTTGTTAAATGCTTTCGATTTTTGGTATTTTACAAAAATGAAATCCATCTTAGGATTAATCCCAAGCTTCGGAAAAAATTTAAAAAAAATATTTTTTATACAGATGGATCTTGCAAATATTCAATGGGTATATAGAGCGAAAGTTTTATTCAAATTTTCTACAGAAGAGGTTTTAAATTTTCTTATGCCTATTTCTTTTAATCTTTCATCTGAAGAATTAAAAAACATAGCTACTGCCGAAAACACTGAAGATTTTATAAACAAAATTTCTGTTTGTTCTTATGGTAAGTATTTCCAAAACATTGAAAAAGATATATTTCCATACGTAATAGAAAGAACATGTGAAAAGATCTTATTAGAAAATGCAAAAATGCTACTTAGTCACACACAAAATGGATTTGATGTTATGAGTGGATATCTATACGTAAGAGAATATGAATACAAAGATTTAATTACATTAATAGAAGGGAAAAGATATGAAATCCCAAATGATAAAATTAAAACTTTTTTACTTCTGGTAGGTGATTGA